One region of Dryobates pubescens isolate bDryPub1 chromosome 20, bDryPub1.pri, whole genome shotgun sequence genomic DNA includes:
- the KHDRBS1 gene encoding KH domain-containing, RNA-binding, signal transduction-associated protein 1 gives MQRRDDPAGRMGRGPGAGGARQGGAQQRRLARGGGGRGNASGAQPPPLLPPGSTTGGSSGQASSGNPAPLLSGSSAKMEPENKYLPELMAEKDSLDPSFTHAMQLLTAEIEKIQKGETTKKEEEENYLDLFSHKNMKLKERVLIPVKQYPKFNFVGKILGPQGNTIKRLQEETGAKISVLGKGSMRDKAKEEELRKGGDPKYAHLNMDLHVFIEVFGPPCEAYALMAHAMEEVKKFLVPDMMDDICQEQFLELSYLNGVPEPARGRGVPVRGRGAAPPPPPPVPRGRGVGPPPPPPPPRGALVRGAPVRGTIGRGAAVARGVPPPPAVRGAPTPRARAAGIQRIPLPPPPAPESYDDYGYDDAYADQSYEGYEGYYSQGQGDTEYYDYGHGEAQDTYDAYGQDDWNGTRPSLKAPPARPVKGAYREHPYGRY, from the exons ATGCAGCGCCGCGATGACCCCGCTGGCCGTATGGGCCGCGGGCCGGGCGCCGGTGGTGCCCGCCAAGGGGGTGCTCAGCAGCGGCGACTGGCCCGTGGAGGGGGGGGCCGTGGGAACGCTAGCGGGGCGCAGCCACCACCGCTTCTGCCGCCCGGCTCCACGACAGGCGGCTCGTCCGGTCAGGCCTCCTCTGGCAACCCCGCTCCGCTGCTGAGCGGGTCCTCTGCCAAGATGGAGCCCGAGAACAAGTATCTGCCCGAGCTGATGGCCGAGAAGGACAGCCTCGACCCGTCCTTCACGCACGCCAtgcagctcctcacagcag AGATTGAAAAAATTCAGAAGGGTGAGACAAccaagaaggaggaggaagagaactACCTGGATTTGTTTTCCCACAAGAACATGAAACTGAAAGAGCGAGTGCTGATACCTGTCAAACAGTACCCCAAG TTCAACTTTGTTGGAAAGATTTTGGGCCCTCAAGGCAACACCATcaagaggctgcaggaagaAACTGGTGCTAAGATATCTGTGCTCGGGAAGGGTTCGATGCGAGACAAGGCAAAG gaggaggagctgcggAAGGGGGGGGACCCCAAATATGCTCACCTCAACATGGATTTGCATGTCTTCATTGAAGTTTTTGGCCCCCCTTGTGAAGCTTATGCTCTGATGGCTCATGCCATGGAAgaagtcaagaagttcctcgtCCCA GACATGATGGATGATATCTGTCAGGAGCAGTTCCTGGAGCTCTCCTATCTGAACGGTGTCCCAGAGCCAGCTCGCGGCCGAGGAGTCCCTgtgaggggaaggggagcagctccaccaccacctccacctgtTCCAAG GGGGCGTGGGGTTggccctccccctcctcctcctcctcctcggggAGCCCTTGTGAGAGGAGCCCCAGTGAGGGGCACCATTGGCCGGGGAGCTGCTGTAGCCCGCGGAgtgcctcctcccccagcagtaCGAGGTGCTCCTACACCCAGAGCACGTGCAGCTGGCATCCAGAGGAtaccacttcctcctcctcctgctccagagtCCTATGATGACTAT GGCTATGATGATGCCTATGCAGACCAGAGCTATGAGGGCTATGAAGGTTACTACAGCCAGGGCCAGGG GGACACAGAATACTATGATTATGGACATGGGGAGGCACAGGATACCTATGACGCTTATG GGCAAGATGACTGGAATGGCACCAGACCCTCCCTGAAGGCCCCCCCAGCCCGGCCtgtgaaaggggcctacagagAGCACCCATACGGACGTTATTGA